From Symphalangus syndactylus isolate Jambi chromosome 17, NHGRI_mSymSyn1-v2.1_pri, whole genome shotgun sequence, one genomic window encodes:
- the RXYLT1 gene encoding ribitol-5-phosphate xylosyltransferase 1 isoform X1 produces MRLTRKRLCSFLIALYCLFSLYAAYHVFFGRRRQAPAGSSRGLRKGAAAARERRDREQSTLESEEWNPWEGDEKNEQQHRFKTSLQILNKSTKGKTDLSVQIWGKAAIGLYLWEHIFEGLLDPSDATAQWREGKSVIGRTQYSFITGPAVIPGYFSVDVNNVVLILNGREKAKIFYAAQWLLYAQNLVQIQKLQHLAVVLLGNEHCDNEWINPFLKRNGGFVELLFIIYDSPWVNDVDVFQWPLGVATYRNFPVVEASWSMLHDERPYLCNFLGTIYENSSRQALMNILKKDGNDKLCWVSAREHWQPQETNESLKNYQDALLQSDLTLCPVGVNTECYRIYEACSYGSIPVVEDVMTAGNCGNTSVHHSAPLQLLKSMGAPFIFIKNWKELPAVLEKEKTIILQEKIERRKMLLQWYQHFKTELKMKFNNILESSFLMNNKS; encoded by the exons ATGCGGCTGACGCGGAAGCGGCTCTGCTCGTTTCTTATCGCCCTGTACTGCCTATTCTCCCTCTACGCTGCCTACCACGTCTTCTTCGGGCGCCGCCGCCAGGCGCCGGCCGGGTCCTCGCGGGGCCTCAGGAAGGGGGCGGCCGCCGCGCGGGAGAGACGCGACCGAG AACAGTCCACTTTGGAAAGTGAAGAATGGAATCCTTGGGAAGGAGATGAAAAGAATGAGCAACAACACAGATTTAAAACTAGCcttcaaatattaaataaatccaCGAAAGGAAAAACAGACCTCAGTGTACAAATCTGGGGCAAAGCTGCCATTG GCTTGTATCTCTGGGAGCATATTTTTGAAGGCTTACTTGATCCCAGCGATGCGACTGCTCAGTGGAGAGAAGGAAAGTCAGTCATAGGAAGAACACAATACAG CTTCATCACTGGTCCAGCTGTAATACCAGGGTATTTCTCCGTTGATGTGAATAATGTGGTACTTATtttaaatggaagagaaaaagcaaagatcTTTTATGCCGCCCAGTGGTTACTTTATGCACAAAATTTAGTGCAAATTCAAAAACTCCAGCATCTTGCTGTTGTTTTGCTCGGAAATGAACATTGTGATAATGAGTGGATAAACCCATTCCTCAAAAGAAATGGAGGCTTCGTGGAGCTGCTTTTCATAATATATGACAGCCCCTGGGTTAATGACGTGGATGTTTTTCAGTGGCCTTTAGGAGTAGCAAC atataggAATTTTCCTGTGGTGGAGGCAAGTTGGTCAATGCTGCATGATGAGAGGCCATATTTATGTAATTTCTTAGGAACGATTTATGAAAATTCATCCAGACAGGCACTAatgaacattttgaaaaaagatgGGAACGATAAGCTTTGTTGGGTTTCAGCAAGAGAACA CTGGCAGCCTCAGGAAACAAATGAAAGTCTTAAGAATTACCAAGATGCCTTGCTTCAGAGTGATCTCACATTGTGCCCGGTCGGAGTAAACACAGAATGCTATCGAATCTATGAGGCTTGCTCCTATGGCTCCATTCCTGTGGTGGAAGACGTGATGACAGCTGGCAACTGTGGGAATACATCTGTGCACCACAGTGCTCCTCTGCAGTTACTCAAGTCCATGGGTGCTCCCTTTATCTTTATCAAGAACTGGAAGGAACTCCCTGCtgttttagaaaaagagaaaactataattttacaagaaaaaattgaaagaagaaaaatgttacttCAGTGGTATCAGCACTTCAAGACAGagcttaaaatgaaatttaataatattttagaaagttcatttttaatgaataataaaagTTAA
- the RXYLT1 gene encoding ribitol-5-phosphate xylosyltransferase 1 isoform X2 produces MLHDERPYLCNFLGTIYENSSRQALMNILKKDGNDKLCWVSAREHWQPQETNESLKNYQDALLQSDLTLCPVGVNTECYRIYEACSYGSIPVVEDVMTAGNCGNTSVHHSAPLQLLKSMGAPFIFIKNWKELPAVLEKEKTIILQEKIERRKMLLQWYQHFKTELKMKFNNILESSFLMNNKS; encoded by the exons ATGCTGCATGATGAGAGGCCATATTTATGTAATTTCTTAGGAACGATTTATGAAAATTCATCCAGACAGGCACTAatgaacattttgaaaaaagatgGGAACGATAAGCTTTGTTGGGTTTCAGCAAGAGAACA CTGGCAGCCTCAGGAAACAAATGAAAGTCTTAAGAATTACCAAGATGCCTTGCTTCAGAGTGATCTCACATTGTGCCCGGTCGGAGTAAACACAGAATGCTATCGAATCTATGAGGCTTGCTCCTATGGCTCCATTCCTGTGGTGGAAGACGTGATGACAGCTGGCAACTGTGGGAATACATCTGTGCACCACAGTGCTCCTCTGCAGTTACTCAAGTCCATGGGTGCTCCCTTTATCTTTATCAAGAACTGGAAGGAACTCCCTGCtgttttagaaaaagagaaaactataattttacaagaaaaaattgaaagaagaaaaatgttacttCAGTGGTATCAGCACTTCAAGACAGagcttaaaatgaaatttaataatattttagaaagttcatttttaatgaataataaaagTTAA